Proteins found in one Arachis stenosperma cultivar V10309 chromosome 8, arast.V10309.gnm1.PFL2, whole genome shotgun sequence genomic segment:
- the LOC130944745 gene encoding VQ motif-containing protein 19, protein MEITSRLHHHQDHRENNHNHSHNHNHPSPMNSPRSNVSNCISSSNSNNNNNGIQIPTPPLTPKTIIPRSDTNPYPTTFVQADTTNFKQVVQMLTGSSETTTRTTTAPPPPSPSSSAAKQQLQDPLLPPSSSRNFNIPPIKTGPNKKQQQGFKLYERRNSSLKNSLMINTLMPNFALAHHNNSPGFSPRNKPEILSPSLLDFPSLALSPVTPLNDDDPFDKSSPSLGNSSEEEKAIAEKGFYLHPSPMNTPRGSEPQLLPLFPLTSPRVSESSPS, encoded by the coding sequence ATGGAAATCACTTCAAGgcttcatcatcatcaagatCATAGGGagaataatcataatcatagtcataatcataatcacccATCTCCTATGAACTCACCAAGAAGCAATGTCAGCAACTGCATAAGCAGcagcaacagcaacaacaacaacaatggcatCCAAATCCCAACACCACCATTAACACCAAAAACAATTATCCCCAGATCTGACACAAACCCTTATCCAACTACTTTTGTTCAAGCTGACACCACAAACTTCAAGCAAGTGGTTCAGATGCTAACAGGTTCATCAGaaacaacaacaagaacaacaacagcaccaccaccaccatcaccatcatcatcagcAGCAAAGCAACAGCTTCAAGATCCATTGTTGCCACCATCTTCATCAAGGAACTTCAACATCCCTCCAATCAAGACAGGACCAAACAAGAAGCAGCAACAAGGGTTCAAGCTCTATGAGAGGAGGAACAGCAGCCTCAAGAACAGCCTCATGATCAATACCCTCATGCCAAATTTTGCACTTGCACACCATAACAATTCTCCAGGATTCTCACCCAGGAACAAGCCTGAGATCCTCTCACCAAGCTTGCTTGATTTCCCTTCCCTTGCTCTTAGCCCTGTCACACCATTGAATGATGATGACCCTTTTGACAAGTCCTCACCTTCACTTGGAAATTcatcagaggaagaaaaagccATAGCTGAAAAGGGTTTCTATTTGCATCCTTCTCCCATGAATACTCCTAGAGGTTCAGAGCCACAGCTTTTGCCTCTTTTCCCTTTGACATCACCTAGAGTTTCAGAGTCTTCACCTTCCTGA